The Phormidium sp. PBR-2020 DNA segment GCGGGTGAAACCCACCCACTTAACCCAGAGACGCTGTGAAATCCCGCACTACTGCCCAGTTTCGTCAACTGTTTAGTGATTTACCTAAGCCGGTTCAACAACAGGCCCGCGCTGCCTATCGCCAGTTCCAGGATGACCCAAGCTATCCAAGTCTACGGTTCAAAAAAGTTCATCCAGAGTTACCCATTTATTCTGCTCGTATTAACAAAAACTACCGAGCAGTTGGTCAAGTAGATGGAGATACAGTGATCTGGTTTTGGATAGGTTCCCATAGGGAGTACGACAAGCTGTTAGGGCAGATGTAGTTATAGCCTTTGCTTTGACCCCAATTTCCCCCTCCCCGCCCAGGCCTTGCTATAATTCAGAGGGTGAATCATCTCCTCAACCTACGGCTTGCTCCAGAACCGTATTCAACTATGTCTAGCTTATTGCCCGTCATTGTTTTCGTATTACTTGCCATACTGTTGTTTAGGCAATATCAAGTGCGGCAGGAACAGTTGGCAAAAAGGAGGCGGGAAGAGCAGCGGCGCAGGCAACGAGCCGCAGCACAGGAGTATATACAACAATACCAAGCTCGTTTACAGGAAATTGAGGAAAAAAAACGTCACGCAAGCGGAACCCATGTCGATGCAGAATCAGTTTATTGTATAGGTAAAGCGGCTGTTGACGGTGCAGGAAAAGTCGTCGGTCGCACGGCTCGCGTTGTGGGGGATGTGGCCGGCGGTGCAGGTCGTGTCGTTGGTGGCGTGGCTAGTGTAGTAGGCGGAATCCTTCTATTTGGAATGCTTCAAAGTTCTGACAAAAATGGTACATACGTGAAACCATATACTCGTCAAGATGGCACTAAAGTTCGTGGACACTGGCGTAATAAGTAGTCATTAGAGGCTTGGGCAGCATAACCTGGCGATCCAATTGCCCCACTCCTGGGTACATTAAGCATTGAATTATACCATTTATGAAGCTCACCCCACCTGCCTTGGGCGAGGTGGGGGTGTCGGTGCTAACCTGAGACTGCATGAGTCCACAGGTCACACAAACAAGCCCAGCTTCTAGGCGAATGTCCAGGTCTTTGGCTGGAACGTTCCTCACTGTCCTTTCGGCGAGTGAGCTGAAGAATCCCTCGGGCAGCAATATTGAGCGCCCCATTGAGGTCTGCATTGTATCGCTTGCCCGAAGAAAATTTAGCCAGCGCATAGTTTTTGGAGTCGCGCCGCACCATGCCACTGCCGTCATAAGCCAGCTTTGAGGTATACGCAGCAACGACATCAATGACCTGACCGCCCATCTCTTGCCACTTCATCTCCGTCAAATCTCGAATCATCCCCTTAAGCCATCCATGAAAGCGTTGACGTAGGTTAGAGCGTTTGCGTCCTCCCTTAGCCTTCCATCCTTTCAGGTTCTCAAAGATAATGGCATCAGCGTTAAATTGTCGGGCAATCTGCACGATACGCTTCGAGACAATCTGCCCGATTTGACGGTTGATGTTGCGACACTTTCGATAGGTGTTCGAGCAGAAGCCTTTTTGGAGACTTCCGCCCTTCCCCATCGTTTGGCTGGCTCGTTTGGATACCGATTTCAGCCGCTTATCCCGACGGTCGATGTCTCTTCCAGGGTGAATAAATTCACGATGGATTACAGTGCCGTCGAAATTCACGACTGCCACGGTCGCGGTGGTGTTGATACCGAGATCAACACTCACCACATTGCCATCTCCCTCCCGTTGGGGGGGATGGCACTCAAAGGGAACCGATAGGTGACAGGCCCTCTTCTCCTCATTAAAAATCAGGGATGGCGACAGTAGCTTGTTGCTGTCTACGGTGTGCCGTTCTCGTAGACCTGTAATTTGAACGGTTGTCCAAACCCAATCGGTTCCGTTAAAGACCTTGATTTCGATGTGGTTGTATCCATGCAGCTTATAGCATTGACCTTTATACAGGGTGGGATAACAGCCACTGTTGGGATTGAGGCCTGGAGGTTTGGCATCACGACGTTGACGAGTTCCCGATTGCCATTCCCGATACCGGCTCATGTAGCTACTGACCTGGCCAGCCGCGAAAACGATGGCGGCTCTTCGGTAGTAGCTGGGGAATTTGTAAAAGGTTGGGTCAAATTGCCGGTATTTGGGGTTGGGGTTCTTGGCGGTTCGGTGAATGAGTTTCTCGACGGCTAGAACCCGTTTTTGGCTCGATAACGCTCCTAGAGATGACCAATGGGTTAAGAGAATTCCCATCAAATGCCGACAGACACGACGGTAGACCTTAACCGTTTGGCTCAGCAGAACTCGCTGCTTGGCTGTTGGGTTAAGATTCCATTTGTCTGTACGGATGATTGATGTGGATTTCTGGGTTGCCATAACGGTATGATATAGCAATCGCAGATTGACTTAGGACTGCTCGTTAGGTAGAGACCTCCCCACCTACTGCCTGCTGCCTACTACCTGCTGCCTTCTTTTCCCCAGTTTTTTGTCCTATTCAGACCCATGTTTGCCATAGAAGGGCAAGGCTACGATGATTGACATTACCGCTCCTTGACCCCCACCTGCTGACGCGAGGTGGGGGAATGCGTCGCTATTTTTGTTCAATAAGCGTGCCAGACATCTGACACCGAGGAGGGCGAACAGCCGTTCGCCCCTACAGACATCTATGGCATGACTTCTAAAAATTGGTATTACGTTCCGCTTCCGATGACTTGGCCCCACTCCAAGCCAAAATGCGGGAATATATCAGTCAGGGGACTGAGTTGGGGTGGCTGATTAACCCCCAGCAGCGACAGGTGGAATGGTATTCTGCTGATTCAGAAATGGGGGTATTTAATCATCCTTTGGAGTTGTCGGGAGAGACGGTTTTGCTGGAATTTCGCTTGCAGTTGTCGCAAATTTGGGGTTGAGGGAACCACGTAGGGGCACGCCCTTGTAGCTGCTCGAGGACACAGAGAAAGAGAGGGGGAGAGAGGGAGAGAGAACACCCTCCCTCTTGCCTACTGCCTACTGCCTACTGCCTGCTTTATGAGGTCTTCGCTGATGGGGTCAAAACAGAGGAGATGTTCCGGGGGAAACGTGACCCAAAGGACTTCGCCGGGTTGGGGTTGAAGGTTGGCGGGGATAAAGAAATTGACGGCAGTCTCCTGGCCTGCAGAGGTCTCAGAGACGATCGCCCCCCGAATTAAGGTCTCTCGTCCGAGGGGTTCGGTGATGCTGACTCGTACCTGAAGGCTTGCGGGGGCTTCTGAGGACAGCTGGATGTCTTCAGGACGAATCCCGAGAGTGAGGCTGGGTGGGGAGGTTTTGGAACTGAGAGCTTCCAAAGCTCGCAACAGGGGGGGAGAGGCGGCTAACGTCTGGCCGCTAATCTCAAAATGAGAGCCGTTATAGGTGGCCCGAAACAGGTTCATCGGGGGACTGCCCAAAAAGCTGGCAATGGTTTGATTGTTGGGCTGATTGTACACATCTAAGGGGGTGCCAATTTGTTGAATTTGTCCGTCATGTAAGACCACCAGGCGATCGCTCAAGGTCATGGCCTCGGTCTGATCGTGAGTCACATAGATGGTGGTAATTCCTAACTGTTGATGTAACGCCTTCAACTGCGATCGCATCTCATCCCGTAATTGGGCATCCAAATTACTCAACGGTTCATCCAACAGAAACACCTGGGGTTGACGGGCGATCGCCCGGCCCAGGGCCACCCGTTGCTGCTGTCCCCCCGAAAGCTGTTTCGGTTTACGCTGCAACAGATGGGCAATACTGAGAATCTCCGCTACATAGCTGACGCGATCGCAAATGGTTTTCTTATCCGCTCCCCGCATCCGTAGGCCAAAGGACAAATTCTCCGCTACCGTCATGTGGGGATAGAGGGCGTAATTCTGAAACACCATGGCCACATCCCGGTCCCGAGCTGGGATATCATTGGCCCGGCGATCGCCAATATACAACTCCCCCGATGTGGCCTGTTCCAATCCGGCGATGGTTCTGAGAATGGTGGATTTCCCACAACCGGAAGCCCCCACCAACACCCAAAACTCCCCATCGGGAACCGTAAAACTGATATCTTCAATGGCACTCACCCCATCAAAGCGTCGTGTAATCTGATTGAGTCGAACTGTTGCCATAGCACTTGTGAGGGTATCGGGAAGGCGGACCAAAACGCGGGGGGTCATCTGAGTTCCCCCAGAGTTTACTGTAACGCGATTTCCAGCCTCCCATCCCGCTCAATCGAGTCATCTTGCGAGCCGGGATTGCACCAGAACTTGCGCTATCCTAGATTGGGCGTATAAGAACAATCCCTTAACAACCGAATCCATGACTTCTACCGTTTCCGCCGCCGATCGCACTATTCGCATCGCCTCCCGTAAAAGCCAACTCGCCCTCGTGCAAACCCACTGGGTACGCGATCGCCTGCAAGAATCCCACCCCAGTCACAAGTTTGACGTTCACACCATGAGTACCCAAGGGGACAACATCCTCGATGTGGCCCTGGCGAAAATTGGCGATAAAGGGCTATTCACCAAAGAACTCGAGGTGCGAATGCTCAGCGGTGATGCGGACTTTGCGGTGCATTCCCTCAAAGACTTACCCACCAACCTTCCCGACGGGCTAATTCTCGGCTGCATCACGGAACGAGAAGATCCCGCCGATGCGTTGGTGGTGCATGAAAAACATCAAGACAAACAACTGGCCACTCTCCCCGAAGGCTCAGTCATTGGCACCTCCTCCCTGCGTCGTCTGGCTCAATTGCGCCATCATTACCCCCACCTCACCTTCAAAGACATTCGCGGCAACCTCAACACCCGCCTCGCTAAATTGGATGAAGGTCAATATGATGCCATTATCCTCGCCGTGGCTGGCCTGGAACGATTGGGAATGGGCGATCGCGTCCATCAAGTCATCCCCAGCGACGTTTCCCTCCACGCCGTTGGCCAAGGGGCCTTAGGAATTGAATGTCGCGAAGACGATCCAGAAATCCTGGAACTCCTGCAAGCCATCGCCCACACCCCCACCAGCCAACGCTGTTTAGCTGAACGGGCCTTCTTACGTAGTTTAGAAGGGGGATGTCAGGTTCCCATCGGCGTCAATACCAGTATTGACGGGGACCAACTCACCTTAACGGGAATGGTGGCTCGTCTCGATGGCCAAAAACTCATCAAAGATAGCCTTCAAGGCCCCGCCAGCGAGGCGGAACAGCTCGGAGAACGGCTCGCCAACGAACTGCGCAACCAAGGGGCTACGGAAATTTTAGAAGAGATTTTCCAGGAAATTCAGCGGGGATCTTAGCAGTCCAACTGGGGAAATTTGCCCAACTTCCCCGTCACGGCGTTATCGTAGAGGAGATTGGCGGTTCCTGACAGTGGCCTATGTCTCCTCCCACTCCCATTCCTCCTCATCCCCCCCGTTCAGCCAAACAACTCCTAAAATTAGGACTGGCGCAACGACAACGGGGTCAGTTTGATGCGGCGATCGCCTCGTTGCAACAGGCCGCTCGCCTCAGTGGTCATGGGGTCGAGCAGTTCAACGCCCAGCGAGCCTTAGTCTCGTTATACCGCAAAACCGGCCAGGACGAGAGGGCGATCGCCCTGTGTCAAGAGCTTTGTCAACATTCCCATCCCAAAGTCCAGGCTTGGGCCAGTCAGAAACTCGAACAACTCACCCCCAACTCCGTCTCTCCCGAACCGCCTCCCCCGGAAGCTCTGGGATTTATTCCCCTAGAAGACAGCGAGAGCCAAGCCCCCAGCCAACGGGAAATCTACCGTCCTCCCGCCGCCAACGACCCCCCAGACGACGCCGCCAATGCCGAGCCGCCTGAGTCCAACGAACCCGAATTAGCCTTTCAGCTCATTCAAAACTCCCAATCCTCGCCCCCGGCTGACTCAGACCCTCTCCCGGCAACCCAGGAGCCACCCCATCCCCCCCAGGAAACGGCCCTCGAAGATTGGCGAACCTCTCCCCTTCAACGTCCCCAAGGTCGGCGATCGCTCAAACAGCCCCCCTTAGGACGACTGCGAGGGCTAGAGGTATTGAGCGCCATAATGCTCTTTATCAGCATCTCCCTGCCCCTGCATTGGCTGATGACGGGAATAAATGAAGTTTTAATCGAAATTCGGGCACTTCGTCCCATACAGGCGTTTTTCAACAACTACAACAGTCATATTTGGCTGACTCTAATCCTATTAACCGTCGTATCTCCCTGGCTGTTGGATCTCGTCTTACGGCTGAATTGGGGCAGTCAGCCCTTTTCCCTGAGTCAATTAGGGAAGTTTAGCCCAGAAGCGAAACAGGCCGTGCGTCACCTCTGCCGCAAACAAAAAATCGCCATCCCAGAATTGCGGCTAATTCCCGATGATGCGCCGATGATCTTTACCTATGGAACCCTACCCCGTTATGCCCGGCTGGTGGTGAGTCGTGGCCTCCTCAATCGTCTCGGGGATGAAGAAATTGCCGCCTTGGTGATTCGGGAGTTAGCCCAGATTGCTCATGGGAATAGTTGGGCGATATCGGGAGGGATGGCGGTGTTACAACTGCCCTATACCCT contains these protein-coding regions:
- a CDS encoding IS200/IS605 family accessory protein TnpB-related protein, encoding MATQKSTSIIRTDKWNLNPTAKQRVLLSQTVKVYRRVCRHLMGILLTHWSSLGALSSQKRVLAVEKLIHRTAKNPNPKYRQFDPTFYKFPSYYRRAAIVFAAGQVSSYMSRYREWQSGTRQRRDAKPPGLNPNSGCYPTLYKGQCYKLHGYNHIEIKVFNGTDWVWTTVQITGLRERHTVDSNKLLSPSLIFNEEKRACHLSVPFECHPPQREGDGNVVSVDLGINTTATVAVVNFDGTVIHREFIHPGRDIDRRDKRLKSVSKRASQTMGKGGSLQKGFCSNTYRKCRNINRQIGQIVSKRIVQIARQFNADAIIFENLKGWKAKGGRKRSNLRQRFHGWLKGMIRDLTEMKWQEMGGQVIDVVAAYTSKLAYDGSGMVRRDSKNYALAKFSSGKRYNADLNGALNIAARGILQLTRRKDSEERSSQRPGHSPRSWACLCDLWTHAVSG
- a CDS encoding Uma2 family endonuclease, producing the protein MVLRSASDDLAPLQAKMREYISQGTELGWLINPQQRQVEWYSADSEMGVFNHPLELSGETVLLEFRLQLSQIWG
- a CDS encoding ABC transporter ATP-binding protein, with protein sequence MATVRLNQITRRFDGVSAIEDISFTVPDGEFWVLVGASGCGKSTILRTIAGLEQATSGELYIGDRRANDIPARDRDVAMVFQNYALYPHMTVAENLSFGLRMRGADKKTICDRVSYVAEILSIAHLLQRKPKQLSGGQQQRVALGRAIARQPQVFLLDEPLSNLDAQLRDEMRSQLKALHQQLGITTIYVTHDQTEAMTLSDRLVVLHDGQIQQIGTPLDVYNQPNNQTIASFLGSPPMNLFRATYNGSHFEISGQTLAASPPLLRALEALSSKTSPPSLTLGIRPEDIQLSSEAPASLQVRVSITEPLGRETLIRGAIVSETSAGQETAVNFFIPANLQPQPGEVLWVTFPPEHLLCFDPISEDLIKQAVGSRQ
- the hemC gene encoding hydroxymethylbilane synthase, with protein sequence MTSTVSAADRTIRIASRKSQLALVQTHWVRDRLQESHPSHKFDVHTMSTQGDNILDVALAKIGDKGLFTKELEVRMLSGDADFAVHSLKDLPTNLPDGLILGCITEREDPADALVVHEKHQDKQLATLPEGSVIGTSSLRRLAQLRHHYPHLTFKDIRGNLNTRLAKLDEGQYDAIILAVAGLERLGMGDRVHQVIPSDVSLHAVGQGALGIECREDDPEILELLQAIAHTPTSQRCLAERAFLRSLEGGCQVPIGVNTSIDGDQLTLTGMVARLDGQKLIKDSLQGPASEAEQLGERLANELRNQGATEILEEIFQEIQRGS